One region of Azospirillum lipoferum 4B genomic DNA includes:
- a CDS encoding ABC transporter ATP-binding protein — protein sequence MTALLEVEGLSKRFRGLKAVADVSFTVPEGRILALIGPNGAGKTTTFNLIAGVFPPDEGRVTLKGRSLTGLKPNQVCAAGIGRTFQIVKPFGQLTVEENVIVGALARERSVETARQQARAVLERLELADQANRPARSLTLPDRKRLEVARALATRPTLLLLDEVLAGLRPTEVDRMVGVLRDLNRREGLTILMIEHVMRAVMALSDRVVVLDHGEKIADGAPAEVVADPRVVESYLGAEALD from the coding sequence ATGACCGCACTGCTTGAGGTCGAAGGCCTGTCCAAGCGCTTCCGCGGGCTGAAGGCGGTGGCCGACGTCAGCTTCACCGTGCCGGAGGGGCGCATCCTCGCCCTGATCGGCCCGAACGGCGCCGGCAAGACCACCACCTTCAACCTGATCGCCGGCGTCTTTCCGCCCGACGAGGGGCGCGTCACGCTGAAGGGCCGCTCCCTGACCGGGCTGAAGCCCAACCAGGTCTGCGCCGCCGGGATCGGCCGCACCTTCCAGATCGTCAAGCCCTTCGGCCAGCTGACGGTGGAGGAGAATGTCATCGTCGGCGCCCTGGCCCGCGAGAGGTCGGTCGAGACCGCGCGGCAGCAGGCCCGCGCGGTGCTGGAGCGGCTGGAGCTGGCCGATCAGGCCAACCGGCCGGCGCGCAGCCTGACGCTGCCCGACCGCAAGCGGTTGGAGGTCGCCCGCGCGCTGGCCACCCGTCCGACCCTGCTCCTGCTGGACGAGGTGCTGGCGGGGCTCCGCCCGACGGAGGTCGACCGCATGGTCGGGGTCCTGCGCGACCTGAACCGCCGCGAAGGTCTGACCATCCTGATGATCGAGCATGTCATGCGCGCGGTGATGGCGCTGTCCGACCGCGTCGTGGTGCTGGACCATGGCGAGAAGATCGCCGACGGCGCCCCGGCGGAGGTCGTGGCCGACCCCCGCGTGGTCGAATCCTACCTGGGAGCCGAGGCGCTGGACTGA